In Synechocystis sp. PCC 6714, the following are encoded in one genomic region:
- a CDS encoding NUDIX hydrolase: protein MIAPEKSARSLEIAPVLQQKLFYRGRKFNFEVSRRQLPNGVVGDWELIQHPGGALVVPITQEGQLVLVRQYRFALAGRLLEFPAGTVEVGENPAETVKRELEEEAGYRGHTWQTIGQFPLAPGYSDEIIYAYLATDLEKLPNPPAQDEDEDIEVVLMEFDQFEMAIAEGEMIDAKSIASYFWMRHLL, encoded by the coding sequence ATGATTGCCCCAGAAAAATCTGCCCGTTCCTTGGAAATTGCCCCGGTACTCCAGCAAAAACTTTTTTATCGGGGGCGCAAATTCAACTTTGAAGTTAGTCGCAGGCAATTGCCCAATGGGGTGGTGGGGGACTGGGAATTAATTCAACACCCAGGGGGAGCCCTAGTGGTCCCCATTACTCAGGAAGGACAATTGGTATTGGTGCGCCAGTATCGTTTTGCCCTAGCGGGGCGGTTGTTGGAATTTCCGGCTGGCACTGTGGAAGTGGGAGAAAATCCAGCAGAAACCGTTAAACGGGAATTGGAAGAAGAAGCGGGTTATCGTGGCCACACATGGCAAACCATTGGCCAGTTTCCCCTGGCTCCGGGCTATTCCGATGAAATTATTTACGCCTATCTCGCCACGGATCTCGAAAAATTACCCAATCCCCCCGCTCAGGATGAAGACGAAGACATTGAAGTGGTGTTAATGGAATTTGACCAATTCGAAATGGCGATCGCCGAAGGAGAAATGATCGACGCTAAATCCATTGCCAGTTACTTTTGGATGCGCCATTTACTTTGA
- a CDS encoding efflux RND transporter periplasmic adaptor subunit produces the protein MTKPPLLPETFAEPEKEQNTGKQSLSFQPIPQASRAKKWLWVAVGGLLLLGGGGYWWFQSRPAGPPAGAMMGQMPPAPVKWEVLEPTNVRDFTTLMGTLEAPKGTEIDSEIDGRVQEILVREGQRVQKGQVLFRIDNDILQTQLLEAQANLAAERAQLAELEAGSRREDIAAAEAQLRQAQTRLANAKGGASPEEIAQAQAQLDSTKAAAELASERVRRFRNLRDQGVISLDAYDQQLKEERQAIADVEAAQRRLQQLKQARSSDVERLTAEVDAQRQNLNRLQAGERPESIAQARARVGQALASVKTLQARLDKSEITAPFAGVVGYIPVKLGDYVQANDDLTNLTENQQLDLNLAVPLAQASRLQSGLTVEILDGQEKAIARGQISFISPDVDNDGQSVLARATFNNQDQALLNRQLVQARIIWDESTGLVVPTVAVTRIGGESFVYVVQEKENEQTGDPSLIAQQKAVSLGSIQGSNYQVLTGLEPGDRVIIAGLLRVQDGAPIQPVPEES, from the coding sequence ATGACTAAGCCCCCCTTACTTCCTGAAACGTTCGCTGAGCCAGAAAAGGAGCAAAATACTGGCAAACAGAGTCTTTCCTTTCAGCCCATTCCCCAAGCTTCCAGGGCAAAAAAATGGCTATGGGTTGCGGTGGGGGGATTACTGTTGCTAGGGGGCGGAGGTTATTGGTGGTTCCAATCCCGTCCAGCCGGGCCGCCAGCCGGAGCAATGATGGGACAAATGCCCCCAGCCCCGGTGAAATGGGAAGTGCTAGAACCCACTAATGTGAGAGATTTCACCACCCTAATGGGAACTTTGGAAGCCCCCAAAGGCACAGAAATTGATTCGGAAATTGATGGGCGAGTTCAAGAAATTTTGGTCAGGGAAGGCCAACGGGTACAGAAGGGACAGGTTTTATTCCGCATTGACAACGATATTCTACAAACCCAGTTACTAGAAGCCCAGGCTAATCTAGCGGCGGAAAGGGCCCAATTGGCGGAGTTGGAAGCAGGCAGTCGTCGGGAAGATATTGCGGCGGCGGAAGCCCAATTACGCCAGGCCCAAACCCGTTTGGCCAATGCTAAAGGGGGAGCAAGTCCTGAGGAAATTGCCCAGGCCCAAGCCCAATTGGATTCTACTAAAGCAGCGGCGGAGTTGGCCAGTGAACGGGTGCGCCGGTTTCGTAATCTGCGGGATCAAGGGGTGATTTCCCTCGATGCCTATGATCAACAGTTAAAGGAAGAACGGCAGGCGATCGCCGATGTGGAAGCGGCCCAACGGAGGTTACAACAGCTCAAGCAGGCCCGTAGCTCCGATGTGGAAAGGTTAACGGCGGAAGTGGATGCCCAACGGCAAAATTTAAATCGTTTACAAGCCGGGGAGCGGCCGGAAAGCATTGCCCAAGCTCGGGCTCGGGTAGGGCAGGCCCTGGCCAGCGTCAAAACCCTCCAGGCCCGCCTAGATAAGTCGGAAATTACCGCTCCCTTTGCCGGAGTAGTGGGGTATATTCCCGTGAAATTGGGGGATTACGTTCAGGCCAACGATGATTTGACCAATTTGACCGAAAATCAACAGTTAGATCTAAATTTGGCCGTGCCCCTGGCCCAAGCATCTCGATTACAATCCGGTTTGACGGTGGAAATTCTTGATGGCCAGGAAAAGGCGATCGCCAGGGGACAAATCAGCTTCATTTCCCCCGACGTAGACAACGATGGTCAGAGCGTTTTGGCCCGGGCCACCTTTAACAACCAAGACCAAGCATTGCTCAATCGTCAATTGGTGCAAGCCCGTATCATTTGGGATGAAAGCACAGGACTAGTGGTGCCCACCGTTGCCGTCACCCGCATTGGGGGGGAATCCTTTGTCTATGTTGTTCAGGAAAAGGAAAATGAGCAAACGGGGGACCCATCGCTAATTGCCCAACAAAAAGCCGTTAGCCTGGGCAGTATCCAGGGTAGTAACTATCAAGTGTTGACGGGGTTAGAACCGGGCGATCGGGTTATCATCGCCGGTCTATTGAGGGTGCAGGACGGAGCCCCCATCCAACCGGTACCGGAGGAAAGCTGA
- the gmk gene encoding guanylate kinase — translation MTADRTQAKGQLIVLTGPSGVGKGTLVQMLLEHQPRWFLSISATTRSPRAGEEDGKSYYFLGKEEFQTWIAEEKLLEWAEYAGNYYGTPRQPVEEQIAQGKTVLLEIEVLGARQIKQTFPSARRIFILPPSVEVLEARLRGRGSDSETAIAKRLAQAHQELQAAGEFDYQLVNDDLDQALHRLMELIDGGNQPQD, via the coding sequence ATGACCGCAGATAGAACCCAAGCAAAAGGACAATTGATTGTGCTGACCGGCCCCAGTGGGGTTGGCAAAGGTACCTTAGTGCAAATGCTGTTGGAACACCAGCCCCGTTGGTTTTTATCCATTTCCGCCACCACCCGATCGCCGAGGGCGGGGGAAGAAGACGGTAAATCCTACTATTTCTTGGGTAAGGAAGAGTTTCAAACTTGGATTGCCGAAGAAAAATTACTGGAATGGGCTGAGTATGCGGGCAACTATTACGGCACTCCCCGACAACCAGTGGAAGAACAGATCGCCCAGGGCAAAACCGTGTTGCTGGAAATTGAAGTGCTGGGGGCCCGGCAAATTAAGCAGACTTTTCCCTCCGCCCGGCGGATTTTTATTTTGCCCCCCTCTGTGGAGGTGTTGGAGGCAAGGTTAAGGGGCCGTGGTTCCGACAGTGAAACGGCGATCGCCAAACGTTTGGCCCAGGCCCACCAGGAATTGCAAGCAGCGGGGGAATTTGACTACCAACTGGTGAACGATGACCTAGACCAGGCATTGCATCGCTTAATGGAGCTAATTGATGGGGGAAACCAGCCCCAGGATTAA
- a CDS encoding histidine phosphatase family protein: MATRVIIVRHGQSTYNAEKRIQGRSDLSVLTDKGKADAQKVGQTLSSLAINKIYCSPLRRAKETAQIIQASFAQPPELIPSENLLEVNLPLWEKMTKDDVARQYPEEYRLWHEAPDQLAMTVDGVEHYPVASLYAQAQRFWQDALAGAEGQTLLIVAHNGINRCLLMSAIGMPASHYQGLQQSNCNINVLNFSGGWGDPVQLESLNQTAHMGLPLPPPRKHDNRLRLLLIRHGETQWNREGRFQGIRDIPLNENGKNQAQKAAEFLKDVPINLGISSPMARPKETAEIILQYHPDVELDLQPELTEICHGLWEGKLETEIEAEYPGLLQQWKDAPATVQMPEGENLQQVWDRAIACWQDRVKFYSQGDGSTVGIVVAHDAINKVILAYLLGLSPAHFWQIKQGNGGVSVIDYPQGLDKPPVIQAINLMGHLGTVLDKTAAGAL, from the coding sequence TTGGCTACTCGCGTCATCATTGTTCGCCACGGGCAGAGCACCTATAACGCAGAAAAACGCATTCAGGGTCGCAGTGATCTATCGGTGCTCACTGACAAAGGCAAGGCCGATGCCCAAAAGGTGGGGCAAACCCTTAGCTCCCTGGCGATCAATAAAATCTATTGCAGTCCCCTGCGCCGGGCCAAGGAAACAGCCCAAATTATCCAGGCCAGTTTTGCCCAACCACCGGAGTTGATTCCCAGCGAAAATTTGTTGGAGGTCAATCTACCCCTGTGGGAAAAAATGACCAAAGACGATGTGGCCCGCCAATATCCCGAAGAATACCGCCTTTGGCACGAAGCTCCGGATCAATTGGCCATGACAGTGGATGGGGTGGAGCATTACCCTGTTGCTTCCCTTTACGCCCAGGCCCAAAGGTTTTGGCAAGATGCCTTGGCCGGAGCAGAAGGACAAACCCTACTGATTGTGGCCCACAATGGCATTAACCGTTGCTTGTTAATGAGTGCCATTGGCATGCCAGCTTCCCATTACCAAGGCCTGCAACAGTCCAACTGCAACATCAACGTGTTGAACTTTAGCGGCGGCTGGGGCGATCCGGTACAACTGGAATCCTTGAATCAAACGGCCCACATGGGACTACCTCTGCCCCCTCCGCGCAAACATGATAATCGCCTCCGTTTGCTCCTCATTCGCCATGGGGAAACCCAGTGGAACCGCGAAGGACGTTTCCAGGGCATTCGCGATATTCCCTTGAACGAAAACGGTAAAAACCAAGCTCAAAAGGCGGCGGAATTTCTTAAGGATGTCCCTATCAATCTAGGCATCAGTAGTCCCATGGCCCGGCCTAAGGAAACGGCGGAAATCATTCTGCAATATCACCCCGATGTGGAGTTGGATTTACAACCGGAATTAACGGAAATTTGCCATGGCTTGTGGGAAGGCAAGCTAGAAACGGAAATTGAAGCGGAATACCCCGGATTATTACAACAGTGGAAAGATGCCCCCGCTACGGTGCAAATGCCGGAAGGGGAAAATCTGCAACAGGTCTGGGACCGGGCAATCGCCTGTTGGCAGGATCGGGTCAAATTCTATAGCCAAGGAGATGGCTCCACGGTGGGGATTGTGGTAGCCCACGATGCCATCAACAAAGTTATTTTGGCTTATTTATTGGGGTTATCCCCAGCCCATTTTTGGCAGATTAAACAGGGTAATGGTGGGGTGAGTGTGATTGACTATCCCCAGGGTCTGGATAAACCCCCGGTGATTCAGGCTATTAACCTAATGGGCCATTTGGGCACAGTGTTGGATAAAACCGCTGCCGGGGCTCTCTAG
- a CDS encoding glycosyltransferase, producing MTHFGLLCPATTGHLNTMLPLGRELQQRGHTVTLFGVLDAQAKTLAASLNFQAIAEVEFPLGAQAEFIAQLGKLSGLKALQYTVATITKKAESFLAEAPGVMTRAGVEVLLVDQVSQEGSTIADRLGIPFISICSAVVLNREPTIPPYSTPWQYDPRWSGQLRNRLGYAVLNWVTKPITELINDYRRRWNLPPQFSPNDRYSQLAQISQQPAALEFPRQCLPSCFHFTGPFHSTVGRDVSDFPWEKLTNQPLIYASLGTIQNQLVGTFETIAKACLGLDVQLVISLGGAKLESFPVLPGNPLVVHYAPQLELLQRTALTITHAGLNTTLECLNNAVPMVAIPIANDQPGVAARITWAGVGEFIPLSKLNETNLRSILNKVLTEDSYKKNALRLQQAIRTSGGVAKAADIIERGTMGAGSRS from the coding sequence ATGACTCACTTTGGTTTACTCTGTCCAGCCACCACGGGACATCTCAACACCATGTTGCCCCTGGGTAGGGAACTGCAACAACGGGGTCATACCGTAACTCTGTTTGGGGTGCTGGATGCCCAGGCTAAAACCCTGGCCGCCAGTCTGAATTTTCAGGCGATCGCCGAGGTGGAATTTCCCTTGGGGGCCCAGGCAGAATTTATAGCCCAGTTGGGAAAACTCAGTGGGCTTAAGGCGTTGCAATACACTGTGGCCACGATTACAAAAAAAGCGGAATCCTTCTTGGCGGAAGCCCCGGGGGTGATGACCCGGGCCGGTGTAGAAGTTTTATTGGTCGATCAAGTTTCCCAAGAAGGGAGCACCATTGCCGATCGCCTGGGCATTCCCTTTATAAGTATATGTAGTGCTGTAGTTCTTAATCGTGAGCCCACCATACCGCCCTATTCCACCCCTTGGCAATATGATCCCCGTTGGTCGGGGCAACTGCGGAATCGCCTTGGCTATGCAGTCTTAAATTGGGTCACCAAACCGATTACAGAATTGATCAATGATTATCGTCGTCGCTGGAATTTACCCCCCCAATTTAGCCCCAATGACCGCTACTCCCAATTGGCGCAAATTAGTCAGCAACCGGCGGCCCTGGAATTTCCACGACAATGTTTACCGTCATGCTTTCACTTCACTGGCCCTTTTCACAGTACAGTCGGCCGGGATGTTTCTGATTTTCCTTGGGAGAAATTGACCAATCAACCTCTCATCTACGCCTCCCTTGGTACCATTCAAAATCAGTTAGTGGGCACGTTTGAAACCATTGCCAAAGCCTGTCTAGGTTTAGATGTTCAATTAGTCATTTCCTTGGGGGGAGCCAAGCTGGAATCTTTTCCTGTACTACCGGGCAATCCCCTCGTTGTCCATTACGCTCCCCAACTGGAACTGCTACAAAGAACCGCCCTCACCATTACCCATGCCGGTCTCAATACCACATTAGAATGTCTCAATAATGCAGTGCCAATGGTGGCCATTCCCATTGCCAATGATCAGCCAGGGGTGGCGGCCAGAATTACTTGGGCCGGAGTGGGGGAATTTATCCCATTAAGTAAACTCAATGAGACAAATCTACGGTCGATCCTCAACAAGGTTCTAACGGAGGATTCCTATAAAAAGAATGCTCTCCGGCTTCAGCAAGCAATTAGGACTTCTGGGGGAGTTGCTAAGGCAGCGGATATTATTGAACGGGGGACAATGGGGGCAGGAAGTCGATCTTAG
- the rfbB gene encoding dTDP-glucose 4,6-dehydratase — translation MANTPVLITGGAGFIGANFVYHCVQAYDHRPIVVLDALTYAGNRATLAPLEKLANFRFVQGDIGDRHLLDKLLKEEKIETIAHFAAESHVDRSILGPGTFVQTNVVGTFTLLEAFREHWQRQGRPAQFRFLHVSTDEVYGSLAPDEPGFRETTSYAPNSPYSASKAGSDHLVRAYFHTYGLPTLITNCSNNYGPYQFPEKLIPLMCLHILQGKNLPVYGDGENVRDWLYVTDHCQALDLVLNQALPGETYNIGGNNEVKNIELVKLLCQLMNELVPHLPVQPAEKLITYVTDRPGHDRRYAIDASKIKQELGWEPKVTVEQGLKQTVQWYLDNEAWWRPLLG, via the coding sequence ATGGCCAACACTCCCGTTCTGATTACCGGTGGGGCCGGTTTTATTGGTGCTAATTTTGTTTACCATTGCGTTCAAGCCTATGACCATCGCCCCATTGTTGTTTTAGACGCCCTTACCTATGCTGGTAACCGAGCAACCCTGGCCCCTTTGGAAAAATTAGCTAATTTCCGTTTTGTTCAGGGGGATATTGGCGATCGCCATTTGTTGGATAAATTGTTGAAGGAAGAAAAGATTGAAACCATCGCCCATTTTGCGGCGGAATCCCATGTTGATCGTTCCATCCTTGGCCCTGGGACCTTTGTGCAAACCAATGTGGTGGGCACTTTCACCCTATTAGAAGCTTTTCGAGAACATTGGCAGAGGCAGGGAAGACCAGCCCAGTTTCGTTTTCTCCATGTTTCCACCGATGAAGTTTACGGTAGTTTAGCCCCCGATGAACCGGGTTTTCGAGAAACAACTTCCTACGCCCCCAATAGTCCCTATTCCGCTTCCAAAGCTGGCAGTGATCATTTGGTGCGGGCCTATTTTCACACCTATGGTCTGCCTACTTTAATTACCAATTGTTCCAACAATTACGGCCCCTATCAATTCCCTGAAAAGTTAATTCCTCTGATGTGTCTGCATATTTTACAGGGGAAAAACTTACCAGTGTACGGCGACGGCGAGAACGTACGGGATTGGCTCTATGTCACAGATCACTGTCAAGCTCTGGACTTGGTTTTGAACCAAGCTTTACCAGGGGAAACCTACAACATTGGCGGCAATAATGAAGTCAAAAATATTGAATTAGTTAAACTTTTATGTCAATTAATGAATGAATTAGTGCCCCATTTGCCTGTGCAGCCGGCCGAAAAATTAATCACCTATGTAACCGATCGCCCAGGGCATGATCGCCGTTATGCCATTGATGCCAGCAAAATTAAACAGGAATTAGGCTGGGAGCCCAAAGTGACCGTGGAACAGGGGTTAAAGCAGACAGTGCAATGGTATTTGGACAATGAAGCCTGGTGGAGGCCTCTGCTGGGCTAA
- a CDS encoding MoxR family ATPase: MREQISVLTQNLSQTIVGKDEAIRLVLVALLSGGHALLEDVPGVGKTLLAKSLARSINGKFQRVQCTPDLLPTDITGTNIWNPSSREFEFLPGPAFANILLADEINRATPRTQAALLEVMEERQVTVDGETRLVPHPFFVIATQNPIEYQGTFPLPEAQLDRFALSLSLGYPSEAEELKMLQRQQNPEAIAVGDLESCISLEEVEALQKAVRQVKLTEDLQQYLLRLVRASRTDEDVTLGVSPRGTTALQRATQAFAFLEERDYAIDDDVKFVAPHVLAHRLIPASGKDPKAILQRLLDSVPI, encoded by the coding sequence ATGCGAGAACAGATTTCCGTCCTGACCCAAAATCTTAGTCAAACCATTGTGGGCAAGGATGAGGCCATTCGTTTGGTGCTAGTGGCCCTACTGAGCGGGGGCCATGCTCTGTTGGAAGATGTACCCGGTGTGGGCAAAACCCTCCTGGCCAAGTCCCTGGCCCGGTCCATTAATGGCAAGTTTCAACGGGTACAGTGCACCCCCGATTTATTGCCGACCGATATTACTGGCACTAACATTTGGAACCCCAGTAGTCGTGAGTTTGAATTTTTGCCTGGCCCAGCGTTTGCAAATATTCTGCTAGCCGATGAAATTAACCGGGCTACCCCCCGCACCCAGGCCGCTTTGTTGGAGGTAATGGAGGAAAGGCAGGTAACAGTTGATGGTGAGACCCGATTGGTGCCCCATCCCTTCTTTGTCATTGCCACACAAAATCCCATTGAGTACCAGGGCACTTTTCCCCTACCGGAAGCCCAGTTGGATCGTTTTGCCCTTTCCCTGAGTTTGGGTTACCCCTCGGAAGCAGAAGAACTAAAAATGCTCCAGCGGCAACAAAATCCAGAGGCGATCGCCGTGGGGGATTTGGAATCCTGCATTTCCCTGGAAGAAGTGGAGGCATTACAAAAAGCGGTGCGGCAGGTGAAATTGACGGAAGACTTGCAACAGTATCTTTTGCGATTGGTGCGGGCATCCCGGACTGATGAGGATGTTACTTTGGGGGTTAGTCCGCGGGGTACTACAGCTCTGCAACGGGCGACCCAAGCTTTTGCCTTTTTGGAAGAACGGGATTATGCCATTGATGATGATGTGAAATTTGTTGCTCCCCATGTTTTGGCCCACCGTTTAATTCCTGCGAGCGGCAAAGATCCCAAGGCAATTTTGCAAAGACTTTTGGACAGCGTCCCCATTTGA
- the dnaB gene encoding replicative DNA helicase: MVANPALPPQNIEAEECILGGILLDPEAIGRIIDLLVVDAFYVKAHRLIYEAMLSLHGQSQPTDLMSVSSWLQDHHHFEAIGGMIKLTQLLDRTISAANIDRFAVLVMDKYLRRQLIAAGYDIVDLGYETSKELEVIFDESEQKIFRLTQSRPQAGLVPLSETLVNTFIELDKLHEKLSSPGVETQFYDLDAMTGGLQRADLIILAGRPSMGKCCAANAEIVLANGRICTIAEIYKQKKAELLTLNQDWKLDWTKPSDFIDDGIKPVFRVTTRLGRSLETTLTHPYLTIMGWQTLANLKVGDKIAVPRHIPCFGNKILNSGKVKLLAYLIGDGDVTGSCPRFTNINPRIRADFEEATRDFPGIKLTVETSNNTRTPTLRISKNVKVIARKREIFSENLNNIIKTRSLKTKELASKVKVSIASIDNWKKGYCFPEKNKFKLLCQALGVEPSLLLPPEAQETELIKNGASSIKIWLEELGVDGKTAHTKTIPDLVFQLEKSLLALFLNRLFATDGWASILKSQQIQLGYCSVSEKLARQVQHLLLRFSIIAKLKRKAVKYNDQLRNAWQLDITDAYSIKNFIEQIGIFGKEEQLIAIQSLLINRNYQTNCDLIPIELWEQLKLSKENESWSSLAKRSGIINCSNLHVGKRALTRARLLKLSNSLANVPFQQLATSDIYWDEIVSIESVGLKQVYDLTVPETHNFIANDICVHNTAFGLGIAANIAKNQNLPVAIFSLEMSKEQLALRLLASESLIDSNRLRTGHFSQAEFEPLTAAMGTLSSLPIYIDDTASISVTQMRSQVRRLQSEQKGPLGMVLIDYLQLMEGGSDNRVQELSKITRSLKGLAREINAPVIALSQLSRAVESRTNKRPMMSDLRESGCISGDSLVNLVTSKRASIRDLVDQKDFEVWAINEQTMKLESAKVSRVFCTGKKLVYILKTRLGRTIKATANHKFLTIDGWKRLDELSLQEYIALPRKLESHALQLMSDEELGLLGHLIGDGCTLPRHAIQYTSNKIELAEVNKLSQSDIYWDTITSVTEAGIEEVFDLTVPSLHNFVANDIIVHNSIEQDADLIMMIYRDEYYNPDTPDPGVAELLIVKHRNGPTGVVKLLFKPEFTQFLNLQRTNDY, encoded by the coding sequence ATGGTTGCTAACCCCGCCCTACCGCCCCAAAACATTGAAGCTGAAGAGTGCATCCTGGGGGGTATTCTCCTCGATCCAGAGGCCATAGGTCGCATCATTGACCTCTTAGTGGTGGACGCTTTTTACGTCAAAGCCCATCGTTTGATCTATGAGGCCATGCTCAGTCTCCATGGCCAAAGTCAGCCCACAGATTTGATGTCCGTCAGCAGTTGGCTCCAAGATCACCATCATTTCGAGGCGATCGGGGGCATGATCAAATTAACCCAATTGTTAGATCGCACCATTTCAGCGGCGAACATTGACCGTTTTGCTGTCCTAGTAATGGATAAATATTTGCGCCGCCAATTGATTGCAGCGGGGTATGACATCGTTGATTTAGGTTATGAAACCAGCAAAGAATTAGAAGTAATTTTTGACGAATCGGAACAGAAAATCTTTCGCTTGACCCAATCCCGTCCCCAGGCAGGACTAGTCCCCCTATCGGAAACCTTAGTTAACACTTTCATTGAACTAGATAAATTACACGAAAAACTTTCCAGTCCAGGGGTAGAAACTCAGTTCTATGACCTCGATGCGATGACAGGGGGATTACAGCGGGCAGATTTAATTATCTTGGCTGGTCGGCCATCAATGGGTAAGTGCTGTGCGGCCAATGCAGAAATTGTTTTAGCAAATGGACGTATTTGTACAATCGCCGAAATTTATAAGCAAAAGAAAGCAGAGTTATTAACCCTTAACCAAGATTGGAAACTCGATTGGACCAAGCCTTCAGACTTCATTGACGATGGCATTAAACCAGTTTTTCGTGTCACCACAAGATTGGGGCGTTCTCTGGAAACTACATTGACCCATCCCTATCTCACAATAATGGGTTGGCAGACCCTTGCCAATTTAAAAGTAGGGGATAAAATTGCTGTGCCCCGTCACATACCTTGTTTTGGCAACAAAATTTTAAATTCTGGTAAGGTCAAATTATTGGCATATTTGATTGGTGATGGAGATGTTACCGGATCCTGTCCTCGATTTACTAATATTAACCCTAGAATTAGGGCAGATTTTGAGGAGGCAACTAGGGATTTTCCAGGTATTAAACTTACTGTTGAAACTTCTAACAACACCCGCACTCCGACCTTAAGAATTTCTAAGAATGTAAAAGTAATCGCTCGGAAAAGAGAAATTTTTAGTGAGAATCTTAATAACATAATTAAAACTAGATCTTTAAAAACCAAAGAATTAGCTAGTAAAGTAAAAGTCAGCATTGCCAGCATTGATAATTGGAAAAAAGGTTATTGTTTTCCAGAGAAAAATAAGTTCAAATTACTTTGCCAGGCTTTAGGAGTTGAGCCCAGTCTATTGTTGCCTCCAGAAGCCCAGGAAACGGAACTGATAAAAAATGGAGCTAGTAGTATAAAAATTTGGCTAGAAGAACTGGGGGTAGATGGTAAAACCGCCCATACCAAAACTATTCCTGATCTAGTTTTTCAATTGGAGAAATCTTTACTGGCTCTCTTTCTAAATCGCTTGTTTGCCACGGACGGTTGGGCTAGCATTCTTAAAAGTCAGCAAATTCAGCTAGGTTATTGCAGTGTCAGTGAAAAATTAGCTCGACAAGTTCAGCATCTTCTTTTGAGATTTAGTATTATTGCAAAACTCAAAAGAAAAGCAGTTAAATATAATGATCAATTAAGAAATGCTTGGCAATTGGATATTACTGATGCTTATTCAATTAAAAATTTTATTGAGCAAATTGGCATTTTTGGTAAGGAAGAGCAACTTATCGCTATTCAATCTTTACTAATCAATAGAAACTATCAGACTAACTGTGATCTTATTCCTATCGAGCTTTGGGAACAATTAAAATTATCTAAAGAAAATGAATCTTGGTCTTCTTTAGCTAAGCGTTCCGGCATTATTAATTGCAGTAATCTTCATGTAGGCAAAAGAGCTTTGACAAGAGCTCGCTTACTAAAGCTATCAAACTCCTTGGCAAATGTTCCCTTTCAGCAATTGGCGACTAGTGATATTTATTGGGATGAAATTGTTTCCATTGAATCCGTTGGCTTAAAACAAGTCTATGATTTGACAGTGCCAGAAACCCATAACTTCATTGCCAATGATATCTGTGTGCATAATACAGCTTTTGGCTTAGGAATTGCCGCAAATATTGCCAAAAATCAAAATTTGCCAGTGGCTATTTTTAGCCTAGAAATGTCTAAGGAACAGTTAGCATTAAGACTTTTGGCCAGTGAATCTTTAATTGATAGTAATCGTCTGCGGACGGGGCATTTTAGCCAAGCAGAATTTGAGCCTTTAACGGCAGCCATGGGCACCCTTTCTAGTTTGCCTATCTACATTGATGATACGGCAAGTATTTCCGTGACCCAAATGCGTTCCCAAGTTCGACGTCTGCAAAGTGAGCAAAAAGGTCCCTTGGGCATGGTTTTAATTGATTATTTACAACTAATGGAGGGCGGCAGTGATAATCGGGTGCAGGAGTTATCAAAAATTACCCGTTCCCTCAAAGGTTTAGCTAGGGAAATTAATGCGCCGGTAATTGCGTTATCTCAGCTGAGTCGAGCGGTGGAATCGAGAACTAATAAGCGACCAATGATGTCAGATTTGAGAGAAAGTGGTTGTATTAGTGGAGATAGTTTAGTTAACTTAGTTACAAGTAAAAGAGCCTCTATTAGAGATCTAGTAGATCAAAAAGATTTTGAAGTATGGGCAATTAATGAACAGACAATGAAACTAGAATCAGCTAAAGTTAGTCGTGTATTTTGCACTGGAAAAAAGCTGGTTTACATTTTGAAAACTCGGCTAGGTAGAACTATTAAAGCAACGGCAAATCATAAATTTTTAACTATTGATGGTTGGAAGAGATTAGATGAGTTATCTTTACAGGAGTATATTGCCCTGCCCCGTAAACTAGAAAGTCATGCTTTACAGTTAATGAGTGATGAGGAACTGGGACTACTGGGGCACTTGATTGGTGATGGCTGTACTTTGCCTCGCCATGCAATTCAATATACAAGTAATAAAATAGAATTAGCTGAGGTAAACAAATTGTCTCAGAGTGATATTTATTGGGATACCATTACCTCTGTCACCGAAGCTGGAATCGAAGAAGTTTTTGATTTAACTGTGCCAAGTCTACATAATTTTGTTGCGAATGACATCATCGTTCATAACAGCATTGAGCAAGATGCAGATTTGATTATGATGATTTATCGAGATGAATATTATAATCCTGACACGCCGGATCCAGGGGTAGCAGAACTGTTAATTGTTAAACATAGAAATGGACCTACGGGCGTAGTTAAATTGCTTTTTAAACCGGAATTTACCCAGTTTTTAAACCTACAACGAACTAATGACTACTAG